The following are from one region of the Thermodesulforhabdaceae bacterium genome:
- a CDS encoding rod-binding protein: MEALKNDVKIAIPPEKRFEAKKEELKKACREFESLFTAYILKNMRETIMRAEAPDRAREIYEAMMDEAVAREISLSGSLGLGGMIYKQLEPLLEAEFRQKITKEEAP, encoded by the coding sequence ATGGAAGCTTTGAAAAATGATGTCAAGATAGCCATTCCTCCAGAAAAAAGGTTCGAAGCAAAAAAAGAGGAACTAAAAAAAGCCTGCAGGGAATTTGAAAGCCTCTTTACGGCATACATTTTGAAAAACATGAGAGAGACGATAATGCGAGCCGAAGCTCCGGATAGGGCGAGAGAAATCTACGAGGCGATGATGGATGAGGCAGTAGCTAGAGAAATCAGTCTTTCAGGATCTCTGGGATTAGGCGGCATGATTTACAAACAACTTGAGCCACTTCTAGAGGCAGAATTTAGACAGAAAATAACAAAGGAGGAAGCACCGTGA
- a CDS encoding OmpA family protein, translated as MERNRSWSKKDAKISSGSSKTAWMITFADFCTLLLTFFVLLVSMSSLDSQAIRKALKNFGQAGGVLFFQKLEIVSQSPSVVLKKIFRKTQSLEIQNIEDIQNFSEEQIDQLIASGKFIWYKKDELSKGLTLIFTNDFLFERGSAQLKPSALPILDSISLFLKNSRYEAFIDGHTDNTPPGSKGPFSSNDELSFARAKAVLDYLINQHGISPEKLAIGAYGDRLPLGDNSTPAGRALNRRVEITLKPAKEV; from the coding sequence ATGGAAAGAAATAGGTCATGGAGCAAAAAGGACGCTAAAATATCTAGTGGATCAAGCAAAACTGCATGGATGATTACTTTTGCTGATTTCTGCACTCTTCTTCTTACCTTTTTTGTGCTGCTTGTTTCTATGTCTTCTCTCGACTCACAGGCTATAAGGAAAGCTTTGAAAAACTTCGGCCAGGCTGGAGGAGTTTTATTTTTCCAGAAATTAGAAATCGTTTCCCAATCTCCATCGGTTGTTCTAAAAAAAATCTTTCGAAAAACACAGTCTCTTGAAATCCAGAATATCGAAGATATTCAAAACTTCTCGGAAGAACAAATCGACCAGCTTATAGCTTCAGGGAAGTTCATCTGGTATAAGAAAGACGAGTTAAGCAAAGGACTTACACTGATATTTACTAATGACTTTCTTTTCGAGAGAGGGAGCGCTCAGCTAAAACCATCTGCTCTACCTATTCTGGATTCAATTTCCCTATTTCTTAAGAACTCCAGGTATGAAGCTTTTATCGATGGTCACACCGACAACACTCCTCCAGGTTCAAAAGGACCTTTTTCATCAAACGATGAATTATCCTTTGCTCGAGCAAAAGCGGTTTTGGATTATCTGATAAATCAGCATGGAATATCCCCAGAAAAGCTCGCCATTGGAGCTTACGGCGATAGACTGCCTCTTGGAGACAATTCAACACCTGCCGGGCGTGCCCTTAATCGTCGAGTTGAGATAACTTTGAAACCAGCAAAAGAAGTGTAA
- a CDS encoding flagellar motor protein MotB: protein MSLRKSSQHNPDYGTKKPAWIITYADLCTLLLTFFVLIFSMSSIDEEREKKALNSLIGAFGFLPAGKSLSGEEKPENIPIQSIPMTKPSSMDEKLLKQLAATGMLGPEADILREEDRLMIRLNAPFLFDEGSSKLSPLAEKLLSNLGMHLKNDPQDVEIRAYTDKTEVMATPNSESLSWKISAERAFAVYRLFLNLGIAPQRMSAHGMSYFHPVVDIDQFPSLKYKNRRVEILLGKNPSIPASIYSMKAERKPFFQYKHFFFPLFGGESGHGKK from the coding sequence ATGAGCCTTAGAAAGTCTTCCCAACATAATCCAGACTACGGGACCAAGAAACCTGCCTGGATTATTACCTATGCAGATCTATGCACCCTTCTCTTGACTTTCTTCGTGCTCATCTTCTCTATGTCCTCTATAGACGAAGAAAGAGAAAAAAAGGCGCTAAATTCTCTCATAGGTGCATTTGGATTTTTGCCGGCAGGCAAAAGCCTAAGCGGAGAAGAAAAGCCAGAAAACATTCCAATTCAATCGATTCCCATGACAAAGCCCTCTTCTATGGACGAAAAGCTTCTAAAACAGTTAGCAGCTACTGGAATGCTCGGACCAGAAGCCGACATCCTTCGGGAGGAAGATCGCCTCATGATCCGCTTAAACGCTCCCTTTCTATTCGACGAAGGATCATCAAAACTTTCCCCGCTAGCCGAAAAGCTTCTTTCAAACCTTGGAATGCACTTAAAAAACGATCCTCAAGATGTAGAAATACGAGCATACACTGACAAAACGGAAGTAATGGCGACACCCAATTCGGAATCTCTATCATGGAAGATTTCCGCAGAAAGAGCTTTTGCCGTATATAGACTTTTCCTGAATCTAGGTATTGCACCTCAACGCATGAGCGCTCACGGTATGAGTTATTTTCACCCCGTCGTGGATATCGATCAATTCCCTTCTCTCAAATACAAAAACCGTCGTGTGGAAATCCTTCTGGGAAAGAATCCATCAATTCCAGCAAGTATCTACTCTATGAAAGCCGAGCGAAAACCATTCTTTCAATACAAACACTTTTTCTTCCCGCTTTTTGGGGGAGAGTCCGGTCATGGAAAGAAATAG
- a CDS encoding flagellar basal body P-ring protein FlgI, giving the protein MRKTKGLWLILFITLLAFYVSGSGIAAAARIKDIAHFVGDRPNMLVGYGLVVGLNGTGDKEKTQFTVSTLANMLDNMGIHVDPAQIKIKNVAAVMVTAKLPPFAKQGMKVDVQVSSIGDAKSLVGGTLLMTPLQGPDGQVYGVAQGPISVGGFAFGGQAGGGVQQNHPTVGYISNGALIEKDIPVSYEGLDHLTLTLNQPDFTSSKKIADTINKNFGSTIAAPEDASTVKVQIPEGYQKKLVDFVAMVEGLEVVPDAVAKIVINERTGTIVMGENVRIAPVAVAHGNLTVTITEQPYVSQPLPFSPGQTAVVPQTQVEVKEQKAHLAIVGGGITISQVVEGLNALGATPRDLINILQAMKAAGALQAELEII; this is encoded by the coding sequence ATGAGGAAAACAAAGGGTTTATGGCTCATTCTCTTTATCACCTTGCTGGCGTTTTACGTCAGCGGTTCTGGCATAGCCGCAGCTGCTCGCATTAAAGACATTGCGCATTTCGTAGGAGATAGACCCAACATGCTTGTTGGCTATGGACTTGTGGTGGGGTTAAACGGAACCGGTGATAAAGAAAAGACCCAGTTCACAGTGAGCACACTCGCAAATATGTTGGACAACATGGGCATCCACGTAGATCCTGCTCAAATCAAGATTAAAAATGTTGCCGCTGTAATGGTAACTGCTAAGCTTCCTCCATTTGCAAAGCAGGGAATGAAGGTTGACGTTCAGGTATCATCAATCGGGGACGCTAAAAGCCTTGTAGGGGGCACTCTCCTGATGACACCTTTACAGGGGCCTGACGGACAGGTGTATGGAGTCGCTCAGGGACCCATCTCGGTTGGAGGATTCGCCTTTGGAGGGCAGGCAGGAGGTGGCGTGCAACAAAATCATCCTACAGTGGGTTACATCTCAAACGGAGCCCTGATAGAAAAAGACATTCCAGTGTCTTACGAAGGCCTAGATCATCTAACGTTGACCCTCAATCAACCCGATTTTACATCATCCAAGAAAATCGCAGACACGATTAACAAAAACTTTGGAAGCACCATCGCTGCACCTGAAGATGCAAGCACAGTCAAAGTTCAAATTCCAGAAGGATATCAGAAAAAGCTGGTTGATTTTGTAGCCATGGTTGAAGGGCTTGAAGTTGTTCCCGACGCAGTTGCCAAGATTGTCATAAACGAACGAACCGGAACGATAGTCATGGGAGAAAATGTGCGTATAGCGCCGGTGGCCGTAGCTCACGGCAATCTCACCGTAACTATTACGGAACAACCTTACGTATCCCAACCTCTCCCATTCAGCCCGGGACAAACTGCCGTTGTGCCTCAAACACAGGTCGAAGTGAAGGAACAGAAGGCTCATCTTGCTATTGTAGGCGGAGGTATAACCATCAGTCAGGTGGTGGAAGGATTGAACGCTTTAGGAGCCACTCCCAGAGATTTAATAAACATTTTACAGGCTATGAAGGCAGCAGGAGCACTGCAGGCAGAACTGGAGATCATCTAA
- a CDS encoding flagellar basal body L-ring protein FlgH — MTKFWECRAIKIIGTLLIVATAYGCATMGDRTDSATHSQFIPPPAPSQSPAYEIPSSHPSSQPLPQPSGSIWNNQVGSLYRDIKARNIGDTITITVSESADASEEATTETNRTHSWGGKLSASNPAVAGKNLLGGSTALDYGAEFGRGLKGSGKTTRTNTVKAYMTATVVDVLPNGNLVIRGSRWVKVNDEVHQIILEGVVRPVDITRNNTVMSQNIADAKIFIVGKGPVSRQQRPGWLGQIMDLLFPF; from the coding sequence ATGACTAAATTTTGGGAATGCAGGGCAATTAAAATTATCGGGACTTTATTGATTGTCGCGACGGCTTACGGCTGTGCGACAATGGGTGATAGAACTGATTCAGCCACTCATTCTCAATTTATTCCTCCCCCTGCTCCATCACAGTCTCCAGCTTATGAGATACCATCATCACATCCATCTTCTCAGCCACTTCCTCAGCCATCAGGCTCTATATGGAACAATCAGGTTGGTTCACTCTATCGGGACATCAAAGCTAGAAACATTGGCGACACCATCACCATAACCGTCAGCGAATCGGCTGATGCGTCAGAAGAAGCAACAACAGAGACTAATCGAACTCATAGTTGGGGCGGGAAACTCAGTGCATCAAATCCAGCTGTGGCTGGCAAAAATCTTCTTGGTGGTTCAACTGCACTTGATTATGGCGCTGAATTTGGTCGGGGACTTAAAGGATCTGGGAAAACCACCAGAACCAACACGGTCAAAGCTTACATGACGGCAACGGTTGTAGATGTTCTACCAAACGGTAATCTTGTGATTCGAGGTTCACGATGGGTAAAGGTAAACGACGAAGTGCACCAGATAATATTGGAAGGCGTTGTGCGACCTGTAGATATAACCCGAAACAACACTGTGATGTCACAAAATATAGCTGATGCTAAGATTTTCATTGTAGGCAAGGGACCTGTGTCCAGACAGCAACGCCCAGGCTGGCTTGGACAAATTATGGATCTTCTATTTCCCTTTTAG
- the flgA gene encoding flagellar basal body P-ring formation chaperone FlgA yields MKNLAAIILKRPNLLVGIITLCLMLYTTSSFAFSELITLQIKDHVEIAKGGVYLGDLVVPGSVPSDWLDHFASLYIGEAPEVGEVKYVQMDLLKSYLKKIIEGNGQNFDKVQLLIPSEIMVTRKSVNIPREEIEQAFKDYIIKHISWKPEDIDIHDIKIAGIPVVPAGERTINVSSASQELTGGNTTLTFQVMVDGRPAQTFNVTGTVDLYDDVLHVVKNIQKGTVIQAEDLMVKRAKVTDNPKDYAKKELDAVGKRALKDFAANEPVKISYVDNPIVVNKGDIVRLVVSRPGLNLTAKGEAKTDGRIGDRVKVMNLSSKKIIQGWIKDRETVIVME; encoded by the coding sequence ATGAAAAACCTGGCCGCTATCATACTTAAAAGACCTAATCTTTTGGTGGGCATCATTACTTTGTGCTTGATGCTTTATACGACTTCTTCTTTCGCCTTTTCAGAACTCATTACTCTACAAATTAAGGACCACGTAGAAATTGCAAAAGGTGGCGTCTATCTTGGGGATCTTGTCGTTCCCGGTTCGGTTCCTTCCGATTGGCTGGATCACTTCGCTTCCCTATACATTGGCGAAGCCCCGGAAGTTGGAGAAGTTAAATATGTTCAGATGGATCTTCTAAAGAGCTACCTAAAAAAAATTATCGAAGGAAATGGACAGAATTTTGATAAGGTTCAGTTGCTAATTCCATCAGAAATAATGGTGACAAGAAAATCGGTAAATATTCCCCGAGAAGAAATCGAACAAGCCTTCAAGGATTACATAATCAAACACATTTCTTGGAAGCCAGAGGATATTGACATTCACGACATAAAAATAGCCGGAATCCCTGTAGTCCCAGCAGGAGAAAGAACAATTAACGTGTCTTCAGCATCACAGGAACTTACAGGTGGCAATACCACCTTGACTTTTCAAGTAATGGTGGACGGACGCCCAGCCCAAACCTTCAATGTAACGGGAACGGTTGATCTTTATGACGATGTGCTTCATGTAGTAAAGAACATTCAAAAAGGCACGGTTATTCAAGCAGAAGACTTGATGGTCAAGAGAGCCAAAGTCACCGATAATCCTAAAGATTACGCCAAAAAAGAACTGGATGCTGTGGGAAAGAGAGCCCTGAAAGACTTCGCCGCCAACGAACCTGTGAAAATCTCCTACGTTGATAATCCCATTGTGGTTAACAAGGGCGATATAGTCAGGTTAGTTGTAAGCAGGCCCGGTCTCAATCTAACCGCCAAGGGTGAAGCGAAAACTGACGGAAGGATTGGCGATCGAGTTAAGGTAATGAATCTGTCATCAAAGAAGATCATTCAAGGATGGATAAAAGATCGGGAAACAGTTATCGTAATGGAGTAA
- the flgG gene encoding flagellar basal-body rod protein FlgG, with protein sequence MIRSLWTAATGMSAQSLNMDVIAHNLANAQTTGFKKSRANFEDLIYQTIVPPGAETSTDTKTASGIQVGTGVKTVSVQKLFSQGNFVQTENPLDIAIEGKGFFKVLRGTEEVYTRSGSFKLDADGYLCDAEGNRLQPEVSIPREAVTITIDAGGKLTALDQNGTALVTQTIAIYDFPNPGGLISVGKNYFKPSDASGEAAEGTPGTDGLGTILQGFLENSNVNVVEEMVNMIAGQRAYEANSKIIKTVDEMLHIANNVKA encoded by the coding sequence ATGATCAGAAGTTTATGGACGGCAGCAACCGGCATGTCTGCTCAGTCACTAAATATGGACGTTATTGCTCACAATCTGGCTAACGCCCAAACTACAGGCTTTAAAAAAAGCCGAGCAAATTTTGAAGATCTCATTTACCAAACCATAGTGCCTCCAGGAGCGGAAACATCAACCGATACTAAGACAGCGTCTGGCATACAGGTGGGCACAGGAGTCAAAACCGTCTCCGTTCAAAAACTATTTTCTCAAGGGAACTTCGTCCAGACCGAAAATCCTCTTGATATTGCCATAGAAGGCAAAGGTTTCTTCAAGGTGTTAAGAGGCACCGAAGAAGTTTATACTAGAAGCGGGTCCTTTAAGCTCGATGCGGACGGTTATCTTTGTGACGCCGAAGGAAACCGTCTCCAACCGGAGGTTAGCATCCCTAGAGAAGCTGTAACCATCACAATAGACGCAGGCGGTAAACTAACAGCCCTTGATCAAAACGGGACAGCCCTGGTTACTCAAACAATAGCAATCTATGATTTCCCTAATCCCGGCGGACTTATAAGCGTAGGAAAAAACTACTTCAAGCCATCTGATGCATCAGGGGAAGCCGCAGAAGGAACCCCTGGAACGGATGGGCTTGGAACAATCCTTCAGGGATTTCTTGAAAACTCAAATGTAAACGTGGTCGAAGAAATGGTTAACATGATTGCGGGACAACGAGCCTACGAAGCCAACTCGAAGATCATCAAAACAGTGGATGAAATGCTTCACATCGCCAATAACGTAAAGGCTTAG
- a CDS encoding flagellar hook-basal body protein: MRIGSYAVALGSIEQGKRLEVIGNNLANSSTPGFKKEEVRFTDFIYQETYSQMTQGNVKTTSHSLDVALVGDGYFKVQTKDGIFYTRAGNFTLNASGQLSLPDGSLVLSKNGRPITLKSEDVIIDEKGRIIENGNEIDQLAVVRFDSAVKMEKVGFNLFKPSDQNAKEQDADKTIVKQGSLEEANFNIVEEMTRMIDAMRAFEAYQKTFQTLHEEDRQLIRRTVTR, translated from the coding sequence ATGCGTATAGGATCTTATGCCGTAGCCTTAGGTTCTATTGAACAGGGTAAAAGACTTGAAGTAATAGGCAACAATTTGGCGAACTCATCCACACCCGGATTTAAAAAGGAAGAAGTTCGCTTTACGGATTTCATTTACCAGGAAACCTACAGTCAAATGACTCAGGGAAATGTCAAAACCACGTCGCATTCACTGGATGTAGCTCTGGTAGGAGATGGCTACTTCAAGGTTCAAACCAAGGATGGCATTTTTTACACCCGAGCAGGAAATTTTACGCTCAATGCATCTGGACAACTATCCCTCCCTGATGGCTCTCTCGTTTTGAGCAAAAACGGTCGCCCCATAACTCTCAAAAGCGAAGATGTAATAATAGACGAAAAAGGCCGAATAATTGAAAACGGGAATGAAATCGACCAACTGGCTGTTGTAAGATTTGACTCAGCGGTAAAAATGGAAAAAGTGGGATTTAACCTTTTCAAGCCATCCGATCAAAATGCCAAGGAGCAGGACGCCGATAAAACCATAGTTAAGCAGGGCAGTCTCGAAGAAGCCAACTTCAACATTGTGGAAGAAATGACAAGAATGATTGATGCAATGCGAGCATTCGAAGCATACCAGAAAACCTTTCAGACTCTACACGAAGAAGACCGCCAGCTTATAAGGCGAACGGTTACCAGATAA
- a CDS encoding FliA/WhiG family RNA polymerase sigma factor, whose protein sequence is MSLTERNERVMEHLHLVKYCALRLINRVPQNRIDFNDLFSAGVIGLIDAVEKFDPDLGIPFEKYAMIRVKGAMLDEIRAGDPVPRTVRAHIARLEDAIGNLEKKLGRIPEEDEIVKELGVSYDEFRQMLDETRSVSLLSQSLEEMLEGGAHPDELIASGEEPINAIQREELVAILSDLISQLPEREQLILSLYYQEELTMKEIGQILGYTESRISQLHTQIILKLRTRIKKRLTQSKYKP, encoded by the coding sequence ATGTCCCTAACAGAAAGAAATGAGCGCGTAATGGAGCATCTCCATCTGGTTAAATACTGTGCTCTTAGATTAATCAATCGAGTGCCTCAAAATAGAATTGACTTTAACGATCTTTTCAGCGCTGGCGTCATAGGGCTTATAGATGCGGTGGAAAAATTTGATCCGGATCTTGGAATTCCCTTTGAAAAATACGCCATGATAAGAGTTAAGGGCGCAATGCTTGATGAAATAAGAGCAGGAGATCCGGTTCCGAGAACGGTGAGAGCGCATATAGCCAGACTGGAAGATGCCATAGGAAATCTTGAAAAAAAGTTGGGTAGGATACCGGAAGAAGACGAAATCGTTAAGGAACTTGGGGTTAGCTATGACGAATTTCGTCAAATGCTTGACGAAACCAGAAGTGTCTCCCTACTATCTCAATCCCTTGAAGAAATGCTGGAGGGAGGCGCTCATCCTGATGAACTTATTGCTTCAGGAGAAGAGCCAATTAACGCAATACAGAGAGAAGAACTAGTGGCAATACTCTCTGACCTTATCTCTCAGCTTCCTGAAAGAGAACAACTCATATTGTCACTTTACTACCAGGAAGAATTGACAATGAAAGAAATCGGGCAAATCCTTGGCTATACCGAATCGCGAATCTCCCAGCTTCATACCCAGATTATCCTTAAATTGCGAACTAGAATTAAGAAAAGGCTAACTCAGTCCAAATATAAACCCTGA
- a CDS encoding MinD/ParA family protein gives MVKPVTNPKVENMIRVFSVSSGKGGVGKSNVVINLAIAMSKLGKRVLILDADLGLANIDVLLGLNPQYNISHVLNGQKKLSDILVEGPAGITIMPASSGVQELTQLTVEQKVMFLDLLESLPTSFDVFMIDTGAGISDMVLYFNLMAQEKIVVLTPEPTSLTDGYALIKVLFQRHGERYFHILVNNTEDENQAKAIYKQISKVADHFLDGIALNYIGSVPKDPHVPKSIMHQKAVVELFPKSPSSQAFINIAKRLLNTQPQLDYGSVKLFWKKFLGVS, from the coding sequence ATGGTAAAACCTGTGACCAATCCAAAAGTGGAAAATATGATAAGAGTCTTTTCAGTAAGTAGTGGTAAGGGTGGAGTGGGAAAAAGCAATGTGGTTATTAACCTTGCCATTGCTATGAGCAAGCTTGGCAAGCGAGTGCTCATTCTAGATGCTGACCTGGGGCTTGCCAATATAGATGTCCTATTGGGCCTGAATCCCCAATATAATATAAGTCATGTGCTAAATGGGCAAAAAAAGCTATCAGATATTTTGGTTGAAGGTCCGGCAGGAATAACCATAATGCCTGCAAGCTCTGGTGTTCAGGAACTTACCCAGCTCACTGTAGAACAAAAGGTAATGTTCCTCGATCTCCTTGAATCTTTACCGACCAGTTTCGACGTTTTTATGATAGATACCGGCGCAGGCATATCTGACATGGTCTTATACTTTAACTTGATGGCTCAGGAAAAAATCGTTGTGCTCACTCCAGAACCCACTTCTCTTACAGATGGCTATGCTTTAATCAAAGTGCTTTTCCAAAGACACGGGGAGCGATACTTCCATATTCTCGTTAACAATACGGAAGACGAAAACCAGGCAAAAGCAATTTATAAACAGATCAGCAAGGTAGCAGATCATTTTCTTGACGGAATAGCTCTAAACTACATTGGATCCGTTCCTAAGGATCCACATGTTCCAAAGTCGATTATGCATCAGAAAGCCGTTGTTGAACTTTTCCCCAAGTCACCATCTTCTCAGGCTTTCATAAATATTGCGAAAAGGCTTCTTAACACACAGCCTCAACTCGATTACGGAAGTGTAAAACTGTTCTGGAAAAAATTTCTGGGAGTTTCATAG
- the flhA gene encoding flagellar biosynthesis protein FlhA, whose product MAEATQISLSSMLSQRIRNISDSDAMMGIAVVAILSVMLLPLPGSVLDVFLSINISFAMVTLLTAIYTLKPLDFIIYPSLLLITTLFRLALNVASTRLVLLHGHEGTSAAGYIIQAFGQFVVGGNYVVGLVIFIILVVVNFVVITKGTERISEVAARFTLDAMPGKQMSIDADLNAGLISEAEARKRREMIAREADFYGTMDGASKFVRGDAIAGIVITFINIFGGIAIGVLMKGMPIREALQTYTILTVGDGLVSQIPALIISTSAGILVSRAETEMGLGRSFVKQFRFQPRPIAIAGLMLYGLALVPGFPALPLFLVGSALIGVGWRLMKRVRKTEERPEEPTPSEPQPTPQREIQELPPPVEPLQLEVGYGLIPLIDESQGGDILQRIKAIRRQLALERGIVVPPLHIRDNLQLKPMEYQLLLKGAVVGRYELITGHLLALSPEEGKTEVKGIPTTDPAFGIPALWIPESKRDEAIKAGYTLIDHSTIMATHLTELFKKYADQLLSRQIVQQLLDHLAETQPRLVEELVPNLLNVGTIQRVLQSLVREQVSIRDLQTICETLADYAQLTKDPDTLAEYVRQALGRTITQPYETEDGKLYVITLHPLLEDRLKKGIQKTDQGTFISLEPGFLHKFVQQVNSEVRKVIQQGFHPVILCSAATRRHVRRILERFIPDVVIISHNELTGPVEIKSIGMVRLSDED is encoded by the coding sequence ATGGCAGAGGCTACTCAAATCTCTCTTTCAAGCATGCTGTCCCAGCGAATAAGAAACATCTCAGATAGCGATGCTATGATGGGAATCGCCGTGGTGGCGATTCTCTCCGTCATGCTTTTGCCACTTCCTGGATCAGTTCTTGACGTTTTTCTTAGCATCAATATTTCCTTCGCTATGGTGACCTTACTAACCGCTATCTATACTCTTAAACCACTGGATTTCATTATTTACCCTTCTCTACTTCTAATAACCACCCTTTTCCGACTGGCTCTAAATGTGGCAAGCACAAGGCTTGTATTGCTTCACGGTCACGAAGGCACGTCAGCAGCGGGATACATCATTCAAGCTTTTGGACAATTTGTTGTTGGAGGAAATTACGTTGTTGGGCTTGTTATTTTCATTATCCTGGTAGTTGTGAACTTCGTGGTTATCACCAAAGGAACAGAAAGAATTTCTGAAGTGGCAGCCCGTTTTACTCTGGATGCTATGCCAGGAAAACAGATGAGTATTGATGCAGATCTGAACGCAGGACTTATAAGCGAAGCCGAAGCCCGCAAACGCCGAGAAATGATCGCTCGAGAAGCCGATTTTTACGGCACAATGGACGGAGCAAGTAAATTCGTGCGAGGTGATGCTATAGCTGGCATTGTGATCACCTTTATAAACATATTTGGTGGTATAGCTATAGGCGTTCTAATGAAAGGGATGCCTATTCGTGAAGCTCTTCAGACCTATACCATCCTGACCGTGGGTGATGGGCTGGTGTCTCAAATACCTGCTCTTATCATTTCAACTTCAGCCGGTATTCTTGTAAGCCGAGCAGAAACAGAGATGGGTCTGGGAAGATCTTTCGTAAAACAGTTTCGTTTCCAGCCAAGACCTATTGCCATAGCCGGCTTGATGCTTTATGGACTGGCTCTAGTGCCTGGCTTTCCTGCACTACCTCTATTTCTCGTGGGGTCGGCATTGATTGGAGTTGGATGGCGTCTTATGAAGCGAGTTCGAAAGACGGAAGAAAGACCAGAAGAACCAACACCTTCAGAACCTCAACCTACACCTCAGCGTGAGATTCAAGAATTGCCTCCCCCCGTTGAGCCACTCCAACTTGAAGTAGGCTATGGGCTTATTCCGCTGATTGATGAATCTCAAGGGGGAGATATACTACAGAGAATTAAAGCAATTCGGAGACAGCTTGCACTTGAAAGAGGCATTGTAGTGCCACCTCTTCACATACGAGACAATCTCCAGCTAAAACCCATGGAATATCAGCTCTTGCTTAAAGGAGCCGTGGTAGGACGTTACGAACTCATCACTGGACACTTGCTTGCGTTAAGCCCTGAAGAGGGAAAGACTGAAGTAAAAGGCATCCCAACAACAGATCCTGCTTTTGGTATTCCGGCTCTGTGGATTCCCGAAAGCAAGCGAGATGAAGCCATAAAAGCTGGTTACACTTTGATAGATCATTCGACAATTATGGCCACTCACCTGACAGAACTTTTCAAAAAATACGCCGACCAACTCCTAAGTCGCCAAATAGTCCAGCAACTTTTAGATCATCTGGCTGAAACTCAACCTCGGCTGGTTGAAGAACTTGTTCCTAACCTTCTTAACGTAGGAACAATCCAAAGAGTGCTGCAAAGTCTGGTAAGAGAACAGGTTTCTATACGGGACTTGCAAACCATCTGTGAAACTCTTGCCGATTACGCTCAACTTACCAAAGACCCTGATACTCTTGCAGAATACGTTCGTCAGGCTCTTGGAAGAACCATTACTCAACCATACGAAACCGAAGACGGAAAGTTATACGTGATAACTCTACATCCACTTCTTGAAGACAGGCTTAAAAAGGGTATTCAAAAAACCGACCAGGGCACATTTATAAGCCTTGAACCAGGATTTCTCCATAAGTTCGTGCAGCAGGTAAACAGCGAAGTGCGTAAAGTTATACAACAGGGTTTTCATCCGGTAATACTTTGTTCTGCCGCAACCCGAAGACATGTAAGAAGAATCCTTGAACGTTTTATACCCGATGTCGTAATAATAAGTCATAATGAGCTTACGGGGCCTGTGGAAATAAAATCTATAGGAATGGTGCGATTAAGTGATGAAGATTAA